In Candidatus Nomurabacteria bacterium, the following proteins share a genomic window:
- a CDS encoding sortase, translating into MEKTSQDQSEIMDIILEKKVAFVTTFFIVFLISYAVLAWFDFLPEPISSDQINKDDSVEESGLSGFTVNDAGVSEVDVIEDTSTPIVSTIQNVKPEKIIFDTLDKTIQVANPTSRSVHDLDNALLDGAVRHPDSATLDQNGTVFILGHSSYLPVVNNKNFKAFNGIQNLKWGDVVRLQSGQDEYVYKVNKVYKAYAANASVPIAGETQKLVLATCNSFGSVDDRFIIEAELSEVRAL; encoded by the coding sequence ATGGAAAAAACTAGTCAGGATCAGTCAGAAATTATGGATATAATCTTAGAAAAAAAAGTTGCATTTGTAACTACCTTTTTCATAGTATTTTTAATTTCATACGCTGTTCTAGCTTGGTTTGATTTTTTACCAGAACCGATTTCTTCCGATCAGATAAATAAAGATGATTCTGTTGAGGAATCCGGTTTGTCCGGTTTTACTGTAAATGACGCAGGTGTCAGTGAAGTTGATGTCATAGAGGACACTTCAACACCCATAGTTTCAACAATCCAAAATGTGAAGCCTGAAAAAATTATTTTCGACACTCTTGATAAAACCATCCAAGTTGCTAATCCAACTTCAAGATCAGTTCATGATTTAGACAACGCTTTGCTGGACGGAGCAGTTAGACATCCTGACTCGGCTACTTTGGATCAAAATGGTACGGTGTTTATTTTAGGACACTCCAGTTATTTGCCGGTGGTAAACAATAAAAATTTTAAAGCTTTCAACGGCATACAAAACCTCAAGTGGGGAGACGTTGTAAGGCTTCAGTCAGGTCAAGATGAGTACGTGTACAAGGTAAATAAAGTATACAAAGCTTACGCAGCCAACGCTAGTGTCCCAATTGCTGGTGAGACACAAAAACTTGTCTTGGCTACTTGTAACAGTTTTGGCTCGGTAGACGACAGATTTATTATTGAGGCTGAACTTTCTGAGGTGAGAGCTTTATAA
- a CDS encoding type IIA DNA topoisomerase subunit B — protein MADKKDKKKGGYDASSISVLEGLEPVRKRPGMYIGTTGPDGLHHLIWEVFDNSRDEAMGGFADRVEVTLLPDNYIRVVDNGRGIPVDVHKQTKVSALETILTTLHAGGKFGGEGYKVSGGLHGVGVSVVNALSTHVIAEVHRDGGYYMQEYNIGKPKAKVKKVGPSKLQGTIITFQADPIIFKEINYDFKRIVNHLRQQAYLVKAMKISVLDAREMSEAEQKKLDLKGKQYLSDDRLEVPQQHFYFEGGLKSLVAFNNHYQKPVHKNIFYVEKNDIDEMVMSVEVAVQYVDDISARISAFANNIYNPEHGTHVTGFKTALTRTLNNYAKKNNFFSVKDKDTSFTGDDVLEGITAVVSVKMPEIQFEGQTKAKLGSVEARGAVETVFGEAFATYLEENPDDAKAIINKVIIAVKARKAAKAAKDSVLRKGALEGMSLPGKLADCQSKKAEDSELFVVEGDSAGGSAKMGRDRKTQAILALRGKILNVERARIDKMLASEQIKNVVIALGTAIGDVFDISKLRYHKIIIATDADVDGAHIRTLLLTLFYRYFKPLIEGGFIYIAQPPLYKIQRGKEMHYAFDDEEKFRILTDMGVTVDEEEVTEEDSEGEAEAEVSKKNTKVRIQRYKGLGEMNADELWETTMNPEFRILKQVTIDDAQMADKVFDILMGTDVSSRKSFIQSNAKMANLDI, from the coding sequence ATGGCAGATAAAAAAGATAAAAAGAAAGGAGGATATGATGCTTCATCTATCTCTGTTTTGGAAGGATTGGAGCCGGTTCGTAAGCGTCCGGGAATGTACATCGGTACTACCGGTCCAGACGGTCTCCATCACTTGATTTGGGAGGTGTTTGATAACTCACGCGATGAAGCGATGGGTGGTTTTGCTGATCGGGTGGAGGTCACTCTCCTACCTGATAACTATATTCGTGTGGTAGACAACGGACGTGGTATTCCGGTTGATGTACACAAACAGACAAAAGTTTCTGCTTTGGAAACCATTCTAACCACTCTTCATGCTGGAGGTAAGTTTGGCGGAGAAGGCTATAAAGTATCTGGTGGTCTTCATGGTGTAGGTGTCTCAGTGGTAAACGCACTTTCAACTCACGTTATTGCCGAAGTGCATCGTGACGGCGGATATTATATGCAAGAGTACAACATCGGTAAGCCAAAGGCTAAAGTAAAAAAAGTTGGACCATCAAAATTGCAGGGTACAATCATAACTTTCCAAGCCGACCCAATAATTTTTAAAGAAATCAATTATGATTTTAAACGAATTGTAAATCACTTACGTCAGCAAGCTTACTTGGTAAAAGCAATGAAAATATCTGTGCTTGATGCTAGGGAGATGAGTGAAGCCGAGCAGAAGAAGCTTGATCTGAAAGGGAAACAGTACCTAAGCGACGATCGTTTAGAAGTACCACAGCAACATTTTTATTTTGAAGGTGGACTTAAATCATTGGTAGCTTTTAATAATCATTACCAAAAACCAGTTCATAAAAATATTTTTTACGTTGAGAAGAATGATATTGATGAGATGGTAATGTCGGTTGAGGTAGCGGTACAGTATGTTGACGATATTTCCGCTCGAATCTCGGCTTTCGCTAATAACATCTATAACCCAGAGCATGGCACACATGTAACCGGATTTAAAACCGCGCTTACTCGTACTCTCAATAACTACGCTAAGAAAAATAATTTCTTTTCCGTCAAGGACAAAGACACCAGTTTTACCGGAGACGATGTGTTAGAGGGTATCACTGCAGTAGTGTCGGTCAAAATGCCCGAAATTCAGTTTGAGGGTCAGACCAAGGCCAAGCTGGGTTCGGTAGAGGCGAGAGGAGCGGTTGAGACAGTGTTTGGTGAAGCTTTCGCAACTTACTTAGAAGAGAACCCTGACGATGCTAAAGCTATTATCAATAAAGTTATTATTGCAGTTAAAGCCAGAAAAGCAGCCAAAGCGGCCAAGGACAGTGTGCTTCGTAAAGGTGCGCTTGAAGGAATGTCTTTGCCAGGTAAGCTGGCTGATTGTCAAAGTAAGAAAGCGGAAGACTCAGAGCTGTTTGTGGTAGAGGGAGACTCAGCTGGTGGTTCAGCTAAAATGGGACGTGATCGAAAGACTCAGGCTATTTTGGCACTGCGCGGTAAGATTCTCAATGTGGAGCGTGCTCGTATTGATAAAATGCTGGCTTCAGAGCAAATTAAAAATGTGGTGATTGCTCTTGGTACTGCAATTGGTGACGTGTTTGATATTTCTAAACTGCGTTATCACAAAATCATTATTGCTACTGACGCTGATGTTGACGGAGCTCATATTAGAACCCTGCTTCTGACTTTATTTTATCGGTACTTCAAACCTCTGATTGAAGGTGGTTTTATCTATATCGCACAACCTCCTTTGTACAAAATCCAGCGCGGCAAAGAAATGCACTACGCTTTTGACGACGAGGAAAAATTCAGGATATTAACAGATATGGGAGTAACTGTAGATGAAGAAGAGGTGACAGAAGAAGATTCGGAGGGGGAAGCAGAAGCTGAGGTCAGCAAGAAGAATACTAAGGTTAGAATTCAACGCTACAAAGGTTTGGGTGAAATGAATGCTGATGAGCTGTGGGAAACTACTATGAATCCAGAGTTTCGTATCTTAAAGCAAGTTACTATCGATGATGCACAAATGGCCGACAAGGTGTTTGATATCCTTATGGGGACTGACGTTTCTAGTCGAAAGTCATTTATTCAGTCCAATGCTAAGATGGCCAATTTGGATATTTAG
- a CDS encoding phenylalanine--tRNA ligase subunit beta, which translates to MLVSYNWLKDYLGEDLPSVDEVVELLTFHAFEIEGTEKVGGDTQIEVNVLPDRASSCLSHRGIALELAVLLNKPLVVDQLKDETELPVLDDFKIEIEDKADCSRFMLALMEGVKVGPSPKWLKERLETLGQRSINNIVDATNYVMFGLGQPMHVYDSDTFSKKDDKWNFVIRRAKAGEIVKLLPEKTGAEDREVDLKGTELLVVNGESDQAVALAGIKGGTYAGLHEGTTNIILEAANFNSTLTRKTARALGILTDASKRFENEVSSTLPPYAMRTIVELITEIASGELKGVSDQYPMVQAESVVTVHPDRVNKVLGLSLEESFMKDVLFRLGAEISESESGWLVTAPKERVDLTIEENYIDEIGRIYGLSNIVSITPENLPLAEINANHYYSEKIRKILGELGFSEVMTSSFRKKDQIHLQNALASDKEYLRSSIIPAIEEALALNIQNVDILGLRDVRMFEIGTVFTKDDKGKAREHVVLTIGARVKKTGYSAKDDVIVNEAIKALIEAGLEIGVGAKQGICETNLDKLISALPEPTKYEPNVPLSDITYKPFSVYPAIVRDIAMWVPENTDIDSIGRILKDGAGELCERITLFDEFAKDGRISYAFRLVFQSYEKTLTDDEVEPYMAAVYRAVEKAGFDTR; encoded by the coding sequence ATGTTGGTATCTTATAATTGGTTAAAGGATTATTTGGGAGAAGATTTACCATCGGTTGATGAGGTGGTGGAGCTTCTGACTTTTCATGCGTTTGAAATAGAGGGTACAGAAAAGGTGGGGGGCGATACTCAAATCGAGGTTAATGTTTTGCCGGATCGAGCCAGTAGCTGTTTGTCTCATCGAGGAATAGCCCTTGAGCTTGCTGTTTTGCTCAACAAACCCCTGGTCGTAGATCAGTTGAAAGACGAGACAGAATTACCTGTTTTAGATGATTTTAAAATTGAGATTGAAGATAAGGCCGACTGTTCACGCTTCATGCTGGCTCTTATGGAGGGAGTTAAAGTAGGCCCATCACCAAAGTGGCTAAAAGAAAGACTTGAGACTCTCGGACAAAGGTCTATCAATAATATTGTTGATGCTACCAACTATGTGATGTTTGGACTCGGTCAACCGATGCATGTTTATGACTCAGACACCTTTTCTAAAAAAGATGACAAGTGGAATTTTGTGATTAGACGAGCCAAGGCTGGGGAGATAGTGAAACTATTACCGGAAAAAACCGGCGCGGAAGATCGTGAGGTTGATCTTAAAGGTACCGAGCTTTTAGTGGTAAATGGGGAAAGTGATCAGGCAGTAGCTTTGGCTGGTATAAAAGGCGGGACTTACGCCGGCTTACATGAAGGTACGACTAATATTATTTTAGAAGCAGCTAATTTTAATTCAACCTTGACTAGGAAAACAGCTAGAGCCTTGGGTATTCTGACCGATGCCTCTAAAAGATTTGAAAATGAAGTTTCTAGCACCTTGCCACCGTACGCAATGCGAACAATTGTGGAATTGATCACTGAAATTGCCAGCGGGGAACTTAAGGGTGTTTCCGATCAGTATCCGATGGTACAAGCTGAGTCGGTAGTTACGGTTCATCCAGATAGAGTAAATAAGGTGCTTGGTTTATCTCTAGAGGAGTCCTTTATGAAAGATGTTTTATTTAGGTTAGGGGCAGAAATCAGTGAATCTGAGTCTGGTTGGTTGGTGACAGCACCAAAGGAGAGAGTGGATCTAACTATCGAGGAAAACTATATAGATGAAATAGGGAGAATTTACGGCCTTTCAAATATTGTTTCAATTACTCCAGAAAATCTACCGTTAGCAGAAATAAATGCTAATCACTACTACAGTGAAAAGATAAGAAAAATTTTGGGTGAATTAGGCTTCTCCGAAGTAATGACTTCGTCCTTTAGAAAGAAAGATCAAATACATTTACAAAATGCTTTGGCTAGTGATAAGGAATATCTACGGTCAAGTATTATACCTGCTATTGAAGAAGCGCTAGCTCTCAATATACAAAATGTCGATATTCTTGGGTTACGTGATGTACGGATGTTTGAGATTGGTACAGTCTTTACTAAAGATGATAAAGGTAAAGCAAGAGAACATGTAGTTTTGACAATCGGGGCGAGAGTTAAAAAAACCGGTTACTCAGCAAAAGATGATGTGATAGTAAATGAGGCGATAAAAGCCCTAATAGAGGCTGGACTGGAAATAGGGGTGGGTGCCAAACAGGGTATATGTGAGACGAATCTGGATAAGCTTATTTCTGCTTTGCCAGAGCCTACCAAGTACGAACCGAATGTCCCTTTATCGGATATAACCTACAAACCATTTTCAGTTTATCCAGCGATTGTTCGTGATATTGCTATGTGGGTGCCGGAAAATACCGATATAGATAGCATAGGTAGGATTTTGAAAGACGGGGCAGGAGAATTGTGCGAAAGAATCACTTTGTTTGATGAATTTGCTAAAGATGGGCGGATCTCCTATGCGTTTAGATTAGTTTTTCAGTCATATGAAAAGACTTTAACTGATGATGAGGTAGAGCCGTATATGGCTGCTGTTTACCGAGCGGTAGAAAAAGCTGGATTTGATACCAGGTAG
- the pheS gene encoding phenylalanine--tRNA ligase subunit alpha — translation MQPKTGHRHPITATIAEINDIFSRIGFSLAEGPEMEKEHYNFDRLNVAKDHPSRDMQDTFWLKSEDVDEPTVLRTHTSPVQARYMDTHKPPIRIIVPGKVFRNEATDATHEAQFYQLEGLCVDEEINLGHLKGVLEYFFSNFLKGEVEVRFRPSFFPFVEPGLEVDMRLLSGESKLKGKWVEIFGAGMVHPNVLKESGIDPKKYTGYAFGGGIDRLIMIKYGIDDVRNLYAGDLRLVNQF, via the coding sequence ATGCAACCTAAGACAGGACACCGACACCCTATAACTGCTACCATTGCTGAAATAAATGATATTTTTTCACGCATTGGCTTTTCTTTAGCTGAAGGCCCGGAAATGGAGAAAGAGCACTATAATTTTGACCGACTAAACGTAGCCAAGGATCATCCGTCACGTGATATGCAAGATACTTTTTGGCTAAAAAGTGAAGACGTTGATGAGCCGACTGTACTTAGGACTCATACTTCACCAGTACAGGCTCGTTATATGGATACCCACAAACCACCGATTCGTATTATTGTGCCAGGAAAGGTTTTTCGTAATGAGGCGACTGATGCTACTCATGAGGCTCAGTTTTATCAGTTGGAAGGTCTTTGTGTAGACGAAGAGATAAATCTAGGACACCTAAAGGGAGTGTTGGAGTATTTCTTCTCAAACTTTTTGAAGGGCGAAGTAGAGGTACGCTTTCGACCTAGCTTCTTTCCATTTGTAGAGCCTGGTCTTGAGGTTGATATGCGACTTTTGTCGGGGGAGAGCAAACTCAAGGGGAAGTGGGTGGAGATTTTTGGGGCTGGTATGGTGCACCCAAATGTACTTAAAGAGTCAGGAATAGATCCAAAGAAATACACAGGCTATGCTTTTGGTGGTGGTATCGATCGGTTGATAATGATCAAGTACGGAATTGATGATGTGAGAAATCTTTATGCTGGTGACTTGCGTTTAGTTAATCAGTTTTAA